The following proteins come from a genomic window of Gordonia westfalica:
- a CDS encoding nucleoside deaminase, with protein MTKPSDPRSHVPLTPTDIAFLRRCIDLARESLDAGDEPFGSILVDADGSVVYADRNRVSGGDHTRHPEFEIARWAAGNIDPARRGEAVVYTSGEHCPMCAAAHAWVGLGRIVYVASGRQLADWRAGWGLPDAPVAALAINEVAPGIGVTGPVPELADDVRALHAAFAGVES; from the coding sequence GTGACGAAACCTTCTGATCCGAGGTCCCATGTACCGCTGACGCCGACCGACATCGCCTTCCTCCGCAGGTGCATCGACTTGGCTCGGGAGTCCCTCGACGCCGGTGACGAGCCGTTCGGTTCCATCCTCGTCGACGCCGACGGCAGTGTCGTGTACGCCGACCGCAACCGGGTGTCCGGAGGGGACCACACCCGTCATCCCGAGTTCGAGATCGCTCGGTGGGCCGCCGGGAACATCGACCCGGCCCGTCGCGGCGAGGCCGTCGTGTACACGTCGGGCGAGCACTGCCCCATGTGCGCGGCGGCCCACGCCTGGGTCGGGCTCGGCCGCATCGTTTACGTGGCGTCAGGCCGTCAGCTGGCCGACTGGCGAGCCGGGTGGGGGCTGCCCGATGCGCCCGTCGCGGCCTTGGCCATCAACGAGGTCGCGCCCGGCATCGGCGTCACCGGCCCCGTGCCAGAGCTCGCCGACGATGTCCGTGCCCTGCATGCGGCATTCGCCGGAGTCGAGTCGTGA
- a CDS encoding SRPBCC family protein encodes MSDNGVTQVTVQRVIEAPVDAVFDVLSNPEKHQTLDGSGFIRGVDHADRIQKVGEVFTMNMAGDHMGGEYKTDNHITGYAKDKLLAWQTAPAGTEPPGWEWLWELESQGPNETLVRHTYDWSKVTDKKLLEQVKFPLVTESQLEDTLGRLAAESIS; translated from the coding sequence ATGAGCGACAACGGAGTCACCCAGGTCACTGTCCAACGAGTCATCGAGGCGCCGGTCGACGCGGTGTTCGATGTGCTCTCCAATCCCGAGAAGCATCAGACGCTCGACGGTTCGGGCTTCATCCGGGGCGTCGACCACGCCGATCGCATCCAGAAGGTCGGTGAGGTGTTCACCATGAACATGGCGGGCGACCACATGGGCGGCGAGTACAAGACCGACAATCACATCACCGGATACGCCAAGGACAAACTGCTGGCCTGGCAGACCGCGCCCGCCGGCACCGAGCCGCCCGGGTGGGAGTGGTTGTGGGAGTTGGAGTCCCAGGGCCCCAACGAGACTCTGGTCCGCCACACCTACGACTGGTCGAAGGTCACCGACAAGAAACTCCTCGAACAGGTGAAGTTCCCACTCGTCACCGAGTCCCAGCTCGAGGACACCCTCGGCCGCCTTGCCGCGGAGTCGATTTCCTGA